The proteins below come from a single Blattabacterium cuenoti genomic window:
- the argC gene encoding N-acetyl-gamma-glutamyl-phosphate reductase encodes MIEIGIIGGTGYTAGELIRLITYHPKANIKTILSKSSFGELVHTTHKDLFGEIGNIRFSSELEEKVDVIFLCLGHGNSKKELKKIPNDIKVIDLSQDFRIISEFNKRNFIYGLPELQKELIKKSKSIANPGCFATAILLSILPLARNQLIQKSIHISAITGSTGSGRTYSDTNHFSWRNNNVSTYKIFNHQHIHEIVKVISELQNKFSEKIYFVPYRGNFSRGIITTMYTYTNLSLEENKEMYQEYYLDHPFVYISDFNIDIKQVVNTNKCFLYLIKERNQLIVVSVLDNLLKGASGQAVQNMNLMFNINEDCGLNLKSIRF; translated from the coding sequence ATGATTGAAATAGGTATTATTGGAGGGACGGGTTATACCGCTGGAGAACTGATTAGGTTAATCACATATCATCCTAAAGCTAATATAAAAACCATACTTAGTAAAAGTAGTTTTGGGGAGTTAGTCCATACGACTCATAAAGATTTATTTGGTGAAATAGGAAATATTAGATTTTCCAGTGAATTAGAAGAAAAAGTTGATGTAATTTTCCTTTGTTTAGGACATGGAAATTCCAAAAAAGAATTAAAAAAAATTCCAAATGATATTAAAGTGATTGATCTAAGTCAAGATTTTAGAATAATCAGTGAATTTAATAAAAGAAATTTTATTTATGGATTACCAGAATTACAAAAAGAATTAATCAAAAAATCAAAAAGTATAGCGAATCCTGGCTGTTTTGCTACAGCTATACTTTTATCAATTTTGCCATTAGCAAGGAATCAATTAATCCAAAAATCTATACATATTAGTGCAATAACCGGATCTACTGGATCTGGAAGAACATATAGTGATACTAATCACTTTAGTTGGAGAAATAATAATGTATCTACTTATAAAATATTTAATCATCAACATATACATGAAATAGTAAAAGTTATTTCTGAGTTACAAAATAAATTTTCTGAAAAAATTTATTTTGTTCCTTATAGAGGAAATTTTTCAAGGGGGATTATAACTACTATGTATACTTATACTAATCTTTCTTTAGAAGAAAATAAAGAAATGTATCAAGAATATTATTTAGATCATCCATTTGTGTATATATCTGATTTTAATATTGATATAAAACAAGTAGTGAATACCAATAAATGTTTTTTATACCTTATAAAAGAAAGAAATCAATTAATTGTTGTAAGTGTTTTAGATAACCTGTTAAAAGGGGCATCCGGACAGGCCGTACAAAACATGAATCTTATGTTTAATATTAATGAGGATTGTGGATTAAATTTGAAATCCATTCGTTTTTAA
- the dnaE gene encoding DNA polymerase III subunit alpha: MYLIIDTETTGLPLFINYSNSDINNWPRIVQFSWQVHGILGDLIEFKNFIIKPDNFDIPFNSFKIHGINNKIAEKYGYPLIFVLNEFKKTFDKYKYIVGHNLDFDLKIIECEFLRKKETISFQKKKKFDTQLISVNYCQIPGSRRKFKWPTLSELYYKLFSEIIPNVHNAANDVKATSRCFLELLRIGLISDLDKDITDSFKNKYSYKIPSNLVSFEKTNIIKKELKKSNRNKQNKKELEYNWNKKNFSYSQIHNHTHFSILCSTISIKSLIKKAMDLNMPAVGIIDYGNMMGTFHFLNTIHSLNEKYYPNKYIKGIVGCELFISENYLQKKFTKEQPDRRYTQVLLSKNKKGYHNLIKICSFGFIHGFYSGIPRIGKNIIEDYKEDLIALTGDINSEIPYTILNYGEKKAEKLFLWWKDLFKDDFYVELLRHGLEEEDYVNEVLIKFSKKYNVKYIVQNNVFYMDKKEYHAHDILLCIKNGHQQSTPIGKGKGFRFGLSSNQHFFKSKEEMKQLFLDLPESFDSLKELVNKIEPYHILRKIILPKFRINDSSDNSKKIGENFILSKLTYEGAKKRYKNITKEIHNRINFELETIKKIGYSGYFLIIQDIIYQAKKMNISVGPGRGSVAGSVVAYCIGITEIDPIKYNLLFERFLNPDRISLPDIDIDFDDKGREKIIDWVTKKYGKDKVAQIVTYSTMGAKSSIRDIGRVLGLSLDKTDYIAKMIPNNLSLKNILDENIPLEKINKEEIRNIHNIRKIANNEKSLSSKVLKQAKILEGTIRSTGVHACGIIISPWDIKNIVPVSVSKESNLLVTQFDNNVVEHTGLLKMDFLGLKTLSVIKNTINLIKKRYNKNDISFPLNDKKTYSLFQKGETIAIFQYESTGMQKYLCRLKPDKFDDIIAMNALYRPGPLQYIPNFISRKNGKETIRYDLPEMEEILKETYGITIYQEQVMLISQKLADFSKGEADLLRKSMGKKQREVLDKMKNEFINRSVCKGYNKNIIEKIWRDWEHFSCYAFNKSHATCYAYIAFQTAYLKAHYPCEYMTYVLSSHMHNIKQLNFFIKECKRMEFFIKKPDINESHSTFRSISKNCIQFGLTGIKGVGENAVKKIIEEREKNGLFSSIFDLVNRVDLRVVNKKTLENLVLSGALDNFNIRREQYFHIEDSEELSFLEKIIKFGSRKKNNKKIDIPIIVDCDKWSNIKILSKEKEVLGTYVSSHPLYDFSYEIKYLTNLSIDKFNRKELINNKHKHYYTFVGILSKIEDRFYAKHSIRYGIFSLDDYNSSKEFRIYGKKYLKYKSILFKNNLLFLFVSIDKENRIHILHIEELKNVFTNLVHKLILKININDLDQLLIDNIENIVIHNKGEKKLNFILYDQERNISINLQSNKYGVNISSIILNKLNNIKEIDLFLN, translated from the coding sequence ATGTATCTTATTATTGACACAGAAACAACAGGATTACCATTATTTATAAATTATTCAAATTCTGATATTAATAATTGGCCTAGAATAGTTCAATTTTCATGGCAAGTTCATGGAATTTTAGGTGATTTGATAGAATTTAAAAATTTCATTATAAAGCCTGATAATTTTGATATTCCTTTTAATTCTTTTAAAATACATGGAATAAATAATAAAATAGCAGAAAAATATGGATATCCATTAATTTTTGTTCTTAATGAATTTAAAAAAACTTTTGATAAATATAAATATATTGTTGGACACAATTTAGATTTTGATTTAAAAATTATTGAATGTGAATTTTTAAGAAAAAAAGAGACTATATCTTTTCAAAAGAAAAAAAAATTTGACACCCAATTAATTTCAGTAAATTACTGTCAAATTCCAGGTAGTAGAAGGAAGTTTAAGTGGCCAACATTATCTGAATTATATTATAAGTTATTTTCAGAAATAATACCAAATGTTCATAATGCAGCTAATGATGTAAAAGCAACATCTCGTTGTTTTTTAGAACTTTTACGAATTGGATTGATATCTGATCTTGACAAAGATATCACAGATTCATTCAAAAATAAATATTCTTATAAGATTCCATCTAATTTGGTTTCTTTTGAAAAGACAAATATAATTAAGAAGGAATTAAAAAAATCCAATAGAAATAAACAAAATAAAAAAGAATTAGAATATAATTGGAATAAAAAAAATTTTTCATATTCTCAAATTCATAATCACACCCACTTTTCTATTTTATGTTCTACCATTAGTATAAAATCTCTTATAAAAAAGGCTATGGATCTTAATATGCCAGCTGTAGGAATAATAGATTATGGAAATATGATGGGTACATTTCATTTTTTAAATACTATTCATTCTTTAAATGAAAAATACTATCCTAATAAATATATTAAAGGAATTGTTGGTTGTGAATTATTCATTTCAGAAAATTATTTACAGAAGAAATTTACTAAAGAACAACCGGATAGAAGATATACACAAGTACTTTTATCTAAAAATAAAAAAGGATATCATAATTTAATAAAAATATGTTCTTTTGGTTTTATTCATGGATTTTATTCTGGAATTCCTAGAATTGGAAAAAATATTATAGAAGATTATAAAGAAGATTTAATTGCACTAACCGGGGATATTAATTCAGAAATTCCATATACTATATTAAATTATGGAGAAAAAAAAGCAGAAAAATTATTTTTATGGTGGAAAGATCTATTTAAAGACGATTTTTATGTAGAATTATTACGTCATGGATTAGAAGAAGAGGATTATGTTAATGAAGTCCTAATTAAATTCTCAAAAAAATATAACGTAAAATATATTGTGCAGAACAATGTTTTTTATATGGATAAAAAAGAATATCATGCTCATGATATTCTCCTTTGTATAAAAAATGGACATCAGCAATCTACTCCTATAGGAAAAGGAAAAGGGTTCAGATTTGGATTATCTAGTAATCAGCATTTTTTTAAAAGTAAAGAGGAAATGAAACAATTATTTTTAGATCTTCCAGAATCTTTCGATTCTTTGAAAGAATTAGTTAATAAAATAGAACCTTATCATATTTTACGTAAAATTATACTTCCTAAATTTAGGATTAATGATTCATCCGATAATTCAAAAAAAATAGGAGAAAATTTTATTCTATCAAAATTAACTTATGAAGGAGCTAAAAAACGTTATAAAAATATAACAAAAGAAATACATAATAGGATTAATTTTGAATTAGAAACAATAAAAAAAATAGGGTATTCAGGATATTTTTTGATTATTCAAGATATTATTTATCAAGCTAAAAAAATGAATATTTCTGTAGGACCTGGTAGAGGATCTGTAGCGGGATCTGTAGTGGCTTATTGTATAGGAATAACTGAAATTGATCCAATTAAATATAATTTACTTTTTGAAAGATTTTTAAATCCAGATAGAATATCATTACCAGATATAGATATTGACTTTGATGATAAAGGCCGTGAAAAAATAATAGATTGGGTTACTAAAAAATATGGAAAAGATAAAGTAGCACAAATTGTTACATATTCTACCATGGGAGCTAAATCATCTATTAGAGATATTGGTAGAGTATTAGGGTTATCCTTAGATAAGACAGATTATATAGCAAAAATGATTCCTAATAATTTATCATTAAAAAATATTTTGGATGAAAATATTCCATTAGAAAAAATTAATAAGGAAGAAATAAGGAATATACATAATATCAGAAAAATTGCTAATAATGAAAAATCTTTATCCAGTAAAGTACTAAAACAAGCGAAAATTTTAGAAGGGACTATCAGAAGTACAGGAGTTCATGCTTGTGGAATAATTATAAGTCCATGGGATATTAAAAACATAGTTCCGGTTTCTGTATCAAAAGAATCTAATTTATTAGTCACACAATTTGATAATAATGTAGTAGAACATACTGGATTATTGAAAATGGATTTTTTAGGTTTAAAAACACTTAGTGTTATAAAAAATACTATAAATCTTATTAAAAAAAGGTATAACAAAAATGATATATCATTTCCATTGAATGATAAAAAAACTTATAGTCTATTTCAAAAAGGAGAAACTATAGCTATTTTTCAATATGAATCTACAGGTATGCAAAAATATTTATGTAGATTAAAGCCTGATAAATTTGACGATATAATAGCTATGAATGCTTTATATCGTCCGGGTCCATTACAGTATATTCCTAATTTTATATCTAGAAAGAATGGAAAAGAAACTATTAGATATGATCTTCCCGAAATGGAAGAAATATTGAAAGAAACATATGGAATTACAATCTATCAAGAACAGGTAATGCTTATTTCTCAAAAATTAGCAGATTTTAGTAAAGGTGAGGCTGATTTATTAAGAAAATCCATGGGGAAAAAACAAAGAGAAGTTCTTGATAAAATGAAAAACGAATTTATTAATAGATCTGTATGTAAAGGATATAATAAAAATATTATAGAAAAAATATGGAGAGACTGGGAACATTTTTCTTGTTATGCGTTTAATAAATCTCACGCCACTTGCTATGCTTATATTGCTTTTCAAACCGCATATTTAAAAGCGCATTATCCTTGCGAGTATATGACTTATGTATTAAGTAGTCATATGCATAATATAAAACAACTTAATTTTTTTATAAAGGAATGCAAAAGAATGGAATTTTTTATAAAAAAACCAGACATCAATGAAAGTCATTCTACTTTTAGAAGTATTAGTAAAAATTGTATTCAATTTGGTCTTACTGGAATAAAGGGTGTAGGAGAAAATGCTGTAAAAAAAATTATTGAAGAAAGAGAAAAAAATGGTTTATTTTCTTCTATATTCGATTTAGTAAATCGAGTAGATTTACGAGTAGTTAATAAAAAAACATTGGAAAATTTAGTTTTATCAGGGGCTTTAGATAATTTTAATATACGTAGAGAGCAATATTTTCATATTGAAGATTCTGAGGAATTAAGTTTTTTAGAAAAAATCATTAAATTCGGATCAAGAAAGAAGAATAATAAAAAAATTGATATTCCAATTATTGTTGATTGTGATAAATGGAGTAATATTAAAATATTATCTAAAGAAAAAGAAGTATTGGGAACTTATGTGAGTTCACATCCTTTATATGATTTTTCTTATGAAATAAAATATCTAACAAACTTATCGATAGATAAATTCAATAGAAAAGAATTGATAAATAATAAACATAAACATTATTATACATTCGTAGGAATTCTATCTAAAATAGAGGATAGATTTTATGCAAAACATAGTATTAGATACGGAATTTTTTCATTGGATGATTATAATTCATCTAAAGAATTCAGGATTTACGGAAAAAAATATTTAAAATATAAATCTATTTTATTTAAAAATAATTTGTTATTTCTATTTGTATCTATAGATAAAGAAAATCGTATTCACATTCTGCACATAGAAGAATTAAAAAATGTTTTCACTAATTTAGTGCATAAATTAATATTAAAAATTAATATAAATGATCTGGATCAATTATTAATTGATAATATAGAAAATATAGTTATTCATAATAAAGGGGAAAAAAAATTAAATTTTATTTTATATGATCAAGAAAGAAATATTTCTATAAATCTTCAATCTAATAAATATGGAGTAAATATTAGTTCAATTATTTTAAATAAATTGAATAATATAAAAGAGATAGATTTATTTCTGAATTAA
- the rpsA gene encoding 30S ribosomal protein S1, with translation MASQQTVNNKLKINNLFDWDKHEIQINNEKINNKKLESIYTNNLPKVKELETYKGVITNITDRNIIVDFGFKAEGIIPLSEFRENFPFKIGSDIEIMVVKIDYKGECILSYQKAKMLRNWKQINEVYEKSEVILGYVAARTKGGLIVELFDIECFLPGSHINVKPVRDYDTYVGKTIEVKVVKINKKTKNVVVSHKILIERDIEEQRKEMISKLDKGQVLEGKIKNILPYGAFVDLGGVDALLHITDMSWPHINHPTEIVQLEQKLKFVVLGVDKEKNRVQLGLKQLQPHPWDSLDPTLKVGSKVKGKVSVLADYGAFIEILPGVEALLHISEMSWSTDLSSPKDFLQIGDEIETIILTIDREDRKMSLSVKRMTEDPWININSKYTIGSQHEGIVKKFMNFGLFVEFKDGISGLLYTSDLSWTKKIKHPSEFCNINDELKVIVISLDYKRRKLILGHKQLMVNPWNKYEKIYMMDSIHSGIILNIFDKGATVKFYDSLETFVPKRFLEKKNGTQFKAGEVAEFKVVEFNKDIKKILFSHTATYRISRIQKKEKRIRNRKFERSTLGDIEGLMKLKEQIEKDKKKEDKAIQSEDKKEDKAIQSEDKKEDKAIQSEDKKEDKAIQSEDKKDK, from the coding sequence ATGGCTTCTCAACAAACTGTAAACAACAAATTAAAAATAAATAATCTTTTTGACTGGGATAAACACGAAATACAGATTAATAATGAAAAAATTAATAACAAAAAATTAGAAAGTATTTATACTAATAATTTACCAAAAGTCAAAGAATTAGAAACTTATAAAGGGGTAATAACTAATATTACAGATAGAAATATTATTGTAGATTTTGGATTTAAAGCTGAAGGAATAATTCCTTTAAGCGAATTTCGAGAAAATTTTCCATTTAAAATAGGATCTGATATAGAAATAATGGTAGTTAAAATAGATTATAAAGGAGAATGTATTCTATCTTATCAAAAAGCTAAAATGCTTAGAAATTGGAAACAAATTAATGAAGTTTATGAAAAGTCAGAAGTGATATTAGGTTATGTAGCAGCTAGAACAAAAGGAGGATTAATTGTTGAATTATTTGATATAGAGTGTTTTTTACCTGGATCACATATCAATGTAAAACCTGTTAGAGATTATGATACTTATGTAGGAAAAACCATAGAAGTTAAAGTAGTTAAAATTAATAAAAAAACTAAAAATGTAGTGGTATCTCATAAAATATTAATAGAAAGAGATATTGAAGAACAAAGAAAAGAAATGATATCTAAATTAGATAAAGGCCAAGTTTTAGAGGGAAAAATAAAGAATATATTACCTTATGGAGCCTTTGTGGATTTAGGGGGAGTTGATGCTTTACTTCATATAACAGATATGAGTTGGCCACATATTAATCATCCTACAGAGATAGTGCAATTAGAACAAAAACTAAAATTTGTTGTACTTGGTGTTGATAAAGAAAAGAATCGTGTTCAGTTAGGATTAAAACAATTACAACCTCATCCTTGGGATTCATTAGATCCTACATTAAAAGTAGGAAGTAAAGTAAAAGGAAAAGTTAGTGTTTTAGCGGACTATGGTGCATTCATAGAAATTTTACCCGGAGTAGAAGCCTTATTACACATTAGTGAAATGTCTTGGTCTACTGATTTATCATCTCCAAAAGATTTTTTACAAATTGGTGATGAAATAGAAACTATAATTCTTACTATAGATCGTGAAGATAGAAAAATGTCTTTAAGTGTAAAAAGGATGACTGAAGATCCTTGGATTAATATTAATAGTAAATATACAATTGGTTCCCAACATGAAGGGATAGTAAAAAAATTTATGAACTTTGGATTATTCGTTGAATTTAAAGATGGAATATCTGGTCTTCTTTATACAAGTGATCTATCATGGACTAAAAAAATAAAACATCCTTCTGAGTTTTGTAATATTAATGATGAACTAAAAGTAATTGTAATTTCTTTAGATTATAAAAGAAGAAAATTAATTTTAGGACATAAACAGCTAATGGTAAATCCATGGAATAAATATGAAAAAATATATATGATGGATAGTATTCATAGTGGAATTATTTTAAATATTTTTGATAAAGGTGCAACTGTTAAATTTTATGATTCATTAGAAACATTTGTCCCCAAACGTTTTTTGGAAAAAAAGAATGGTACCCAATTTAAAGCTGGTGAAGTGGCTGAATTTAAAGTAGTTGAATTTAATAAGGATATAAAAAAGATTTTGTTTTCTCATACAGCTACTTATCGTATTAGTAGAATTCAAAAGAAAGAAAAACGTATTAGAAATAGAAAATTTGAAAGATCTACTCTGGGAGATATAGAAGGATTAATGAAACTTAAAGAACAGATAGAAAAAGACAAAAAAAAAGAAGATAAAGCGATTCAATCTGAAGATAAAAAAGAAGATAAAGCGATTCAATCTGAAGATAAAAAAGAAGATAAAGCGATTCAATCTGAAGATAAAAAAGAAGATAAAGCGATTCAATCTGAAGATAAAAAAGATAAATAA
- a CDS encoding aspartate aminotransferase family protein, translating into MKLFNVYPILDIELNKSKGLYVFDINGKKYLDFYGGHAVISIGHSHPYYIESITKQMNKISYYSNSVLVSHQNELANMIGKISGYENYCLFICNSGTEANENALKISSFHTGKKKIIAFRGAFHGRTSGSVSVTDNYKLVSPFDTQHKTIFLDYNEIDILENYLKNGDICAVITEGLQGISGIIDPGFDFFIKVGKLCNKYESVLIIDEIQSGYGRTGSFFFHQFYPVKPDLITIAKGMGNGFPIGGVLIHPKFKPYYGMLGTTFGGNYLACIAGISVLKIIKNENLIENAKKMGEILLKEITGISQIVEVRGKGLMLGLEFDFPVKNLRNTLVYKENVFVGISNNPYVLRLLPPLIINENHIELFLNKLNKSLRKLK; encoded by the coding sequence ATGAAATTATTCAATGTATATCCTATTTTGGATATAGAATTAAACAAAAGTAAAGGATTATATGTTTTTGATATAAATGGGAAAAAATATTTAGATTTTTATGGAGGACATGCCGTAATTTCTATTGGACATTCTCATCCATATTATATAGAATCTATAACAAAACAAATGAATAAAATTTCTTATTATTCCAATAGTGTTTTGGTTTCTCATCAAAATGAATTAGCAAATATGATTGGAAAAATTTCAGGATATGAAAATTATTGTTTATTTATTTGCAATTCTGGAACAGAAGCTAATGAGAATGCATTAAAAATATCATCTTTTCATACGGGGAAAAAGAAAATAATTGCTTTTAGAGGAGCCTTTCACGGGAGAACTAGCGGGAGTGTTTCGGTTACAGATAATTATAAATTAGTATCTCCTTTTGATACTCAACATAAAACTATTTTTTTGGATTATAATGAAATTGATATTTTAGAAAATTACTTAAAAAATGGAGATATTTGTGCGGTAATCACTGAAGGATTACAAGGTATATCTGGAATTATAGATCCTGGTTTTGATTTTTTCATAAAAGTTGGAAAATTATGTAATAAATATGAATCGGTTTTAATTATTGATGAAATACAAAGTGGTTATGGAAGAACAGGTTCTTTTTTCTTTCATCAATTTTATCCGGTCAAACCAGATTTAATTACTATAGCTAAAGGAATGGGAAATGGATTTCCTATAGGGGGAGTATTAATTCATCCAAAATTTAAACCATATTATGGAATGTTAGGAACTACTTTTGGAGGAAATTATTTAGCATGTATAGCAGGAATTTCAGTTTTGAAAATTATTAAAAATGAGAATTTGATTGAAAATGCAAAAAAAATGGGAGAAATACTATTGAAAGAAATAACAGGTATTTCTCAGATAGTAGAAGTCCGTGGAAAAGGTTTGATGTTAGGATTAGAATTTGATTTTCCAGTTAAAAATCTAAGGAATACTTTAGTTTATAAAGAAAATGTGTTCGTGGGTATATCGAATAATCCATATGTTTTACGATTACTTCCTCCACTAATTATTAATGAAAATCATATAGAATTATTCTTAAATAAATTAAATAAATCCTTACGAAAACTGAAATGA
- a CDS encoding argininosuccinate synthase domain-containing protein, with product MKIKVRVSHDKDTKYAYLICKKIEESARIRGTGIAKKDPEYIKSKMINGDAIIAFFNEELAGFSYLDVFQNKEFIVNSGLIVFPKFRKKGLAKVIKIELFKLSKKKFPNSKIFSITTSNPVIKINTELGFKPVSFNELTESKKFWNGCKNCKNFDILMRNNKKMCLCTGLLYDPKNYQKINKIKLNQGDKIVLAYSGGLDTSFCLKYLIQENYEVHTVIINTGGFKKYELDKIQDRAISIGSKSHKTIHAIEEYYQNCIKYLIFGNILKNDTYPISVGSERIFQAIKIAQYASFIQAKAIAHGSTGAGNDQIRFDIAFQIICPEKITLSPIRDMNISRKDEIKYLQNQGISICWDKAKYSVNKGIWGTSIGGEETLTSYSDFPEEAYLTRLGKKKSENLELEFEKGELIGVNKVKGKAVDNIIKIEKIASEFAIGRGVHVGDTIIGIKGRVAFEASAAIIIIKAHHLLEKHILTKWQIYWKKQLSDWYGMLLHEAQYLDPVMRDIEKFLKSTQDRLTGIVNIILYPYRFHLVGIKSKFDLMKSSNIDAKYGEVNHAWTSEDVKGFTKILSNQMKIYHKLKKNLKND from the coding sequence ATGAAAATAAAAGTTAGAGTATCTCATGATAAGGATACAAAATATGCTTACTTGATTTGTAAAAAAATAGAAGAATCGGCAAGAATAAGAGGGACTGGGATAGCAAAAAAAGATCCAGAATATATTAAATCTAAAATGATTAATGGTGATGCTATCATTGCATTCTTTAATGAAGAGCTAGCAGGATTTAGTTATTTAGATGTATTCCAGAATAAAGAATTTATTGTAAATTCTGGTCTAATTGTTTTTCCTAAATTTAGAAAAAAAGGATTAGCAAAAGTTATTAAAATAGAACTATTTAAGTTATCTAAAAAAAAGTTTCCAAATTCTAAAATATTTAGTATCACTACTAGTAATCCGGTTATTAAAATTAATACAGAATTAGGATTTAAACCAGTTTCATTCAACGAACTTACTGAATCAAAAAAGTTTTGGAATGGATGTAAAAATTGTAAAAATTTTGATATTTTAATGAGGAATAATAAAAAGATGTGTTTGTGTACCGGACTATTATATGATCCTAAAAATTATCAAAAAATAAATAAAATCAAATTAAATCAAGGAGATAAAATTGTTCTAGCTTATAGCGGGGGATTAGATACTTCTTTTTGTTTAAAATACCTTATTCAAGAAAATTATGAAGTCCATACAGTTATTATTAATACAGGAGGATTTAAAAAGTATGAATTAGATAAAATACAGGATCGAGCCATAAGTATTGGATCTAAATCACATAAAACTATTCATGCAATCGAAGAATATTATCAAAACTGTATAAAATACTTAATATTTGGAAATATATTAAAAAATGATACTTATCCAATTTCTGTAGGTTCCGAAAGAATTTTTCAAGCTATAAAAATAGCACAATATGCATCATTTATTCAAGCAAAAGCTATAGCTCACGGGAGTACTGGTGCTGGTAATGATCAAATTAGATTTGATATAGCTTTTCAAATTATTTGTCCAGAAAAAATTACTTTATCTCCAATAAGAGATATGAATATATCTAGAAAAGATGAAATTAAATATTTACAAAATCAAGGTATATCTATTTGTTGGGATAAAGCGAAATATTCGGTTAATAAAGGAATTTGGGGAACTAGTATAGGAGGAGAAGAAACGCTTACTTCTTATAGTGATTTCCCAGAAGAAGCTTATCTTACAAGATTAGGGAAAAAAAAAAGCGAAAATTTAGAATTAGAATTTGAAAAAGGAGAATTAATAGGTGTTAATAAAGTAAAAGGGAAGGCAGTGGATAATATCATAAAAATTGAAAAAATTGCTTCCGAATTTGCCATAGGTAGGGGGGTACACGTAGGAGATACTATTATCGGGATTAAAGGTCGAGTAGCATTTGAAGCGTCCGCAGCAATTATTATAATTAAAGCCCACCATTTATTAGAAAAACATATTCTCACAAAATGGCAAATTTATTGGAAAAAACAACTATCTGATTGGTATGGCATGTTGCTTCACGAAGCTCAATATTTAGATCCAGTTATGCGAGATATAGAAAAATTCTTAAAAAGTACACAAGATAGATTAACTGGTATTGTAAACATAATTTTATATCCTTATCGATTTCATTTAGTTGGAATAAAATCTAAATTTGATTTAATGAAATCTTCTAATATTGACGCTAAATATGGAGAAGTTAATCATGCATGGACATCAGAAGATGTGAAAGGATTTACAAAAATTCTTAGTAATCAAATGAAAATATATCACAAATTAAAAAAAAATTTAAAAAATGATTGA